From Zavarzinella sp., one genomic window encodes:
- a CDS encoding NAD-dependent epimerase/dehydratase family protein, producing MKSSKVVVCGAGGFIGGHFVDYLSQQGYTNIRAVDQKPLNRWYQRFPYAENLQLDLSEKQACMTALDGASHVYNLAADMGGMGFIENNKALCMLSVLINTHLLMAAKAHKIDRFFFSSSACVYNGDKQKTPDVVPLKEEDAYPALPEDGYGWEKLFSERMCRHYREDFGIITRVARYHNVYGPHGTFDGGREKAPAAICRKVIEAKLSGKHEIEIWGDGNQTRSFMYIDDCVYGTYTLMHSEITEPLNVGSNELVTINGLVDLVEEIAGIKLERRYNLSAPKGVNGRNSDNTLIQEKLGWQPNIKLKDGLAKTYQWILGEITEGKSKDSVVNLS from the coding sequence ATGAAAAGCTCCAAGGTTGTAGTGTGTGGTGCAGGTGGCTTTATTGGCGGCCATTTTGTTGATTATCTTTCCCAGCAGGGCTACACAAATATCCGTGCTGTCGATCAGAAACCACTGAATCGCTGGTACCAGCGATTTCCCTATGCAGAAAATCTGCAACTGGATCTGTCTGAAAAACAAGCCTGCATGACCGCACTCGATGGTGCTAGCCACGTGTATAATCTGGCTGCCGATATGGGTGGTATGGGTTTTATTGAAAATAATAAAGCATTGTGCATGTTATCCGTGCTGATCAACACCCACCTCCTGATGGCTGCCAAAGCACACAAGATCGATCGATTCTTTTTCAGTTCTTCTGCATGTGTATATAACGGCGACAAACAAAAAACACCGGATGTTGTGCCATTGAAGGAAGAGGATGCTTACCCTGCACTGCCTGAAGATGGCTATGGGTGGGAAAAATTATTCAGCGAACGGATGTGTCGACATTATCGCGAAGATTTTGGCATCATTACCCGCGTTGCTCGTTATCACAACGTATATGGGCCACATGGTACTTTTGATGGTGGTCGGGAAAAAGCGCCTGCGGCGATCTGCCGAAAAGTGATTGAAGCAAAATTGTCTGGCAAACATGAAATTGAAATCTGGGGTGATGGCAACCAGACTCGCAGTTTTATGTACATCGATGACTGCGTGTATGGCACGTACACCTTAATGCACAGTGAAATTACAGAACCATTGAACGTGGGAAGTAATGAACTAGTCACCATCAATGGCCTGGTGGATCTTGTCGAAGAAATTGCAGGCATCAAGTTAGAGCGGCGTTATAACCTGTCAGCTCCAAAGGGTGTCAACGGTCGAAACTCAGACAATACGCTAATTCAAGAAAAACTTGGCTGGCAGCCCAATATTAAACTCAAAGACGGTCTGGCAAAAACCTATCAGTGGATTCTTGGCGAAATCACGGAAGGCAAATCAAAAGATTCCGTGGTGAATCTTTCCTGA
- a CDS encoding NUDIX hydrolase, whose translation MQVPPTSLESWKIVQEESVFHAPPWLKVVRQTLLLPGGITIPDYFQIEQRDYCEIVAVDHQQRFLGFWRYKHGPRCVNLGLPAGYIEVGEDPLAAAKRELLEETGLEAANWQHIGAFFVDGNRTSTRAWLYLATQLQRAVVPAVSDDLEEMHPTWVSIDEIPQLISSGQACTLGVVTALSIAYAQKIANKSDEPAIHQ comes from the coding sequence ATGCAAGTCCCTCCCACCAGTCTTGAATCCTGGAAAATCGTTCAGGAAGAATCCGTATTTCACGCCCCACCGTGGCTCAAGGTGGTGCGGCAAACATTGCTTCTTCCCGGTGGGATTACAATTCCCGACTATTTCCAGATTGAACAGCGGGATTATTGCGAAATTGTGGCTGTCGATCATCAACAGCGTTTTCTGGGCTTCTGGCGTTACAAACACGGCCCTCGGTGCGTCAATCTGGGCCTGCCAGCTGGCTACATTGAAGTCGGCGAAGATCCGCTGGCTGCTGCGAAACGTGAATTACTGGAAGAAACCGGTTTGGAAGCCGCAAATTGGCAGCACATAGGGGCTTTCTTTGTTGATGGCAACCGCACCTCAACTCGTGCATGGCTATATCTGGCCACCCAGTTACAGCGAGCTGTAGTCCCTGCCGTTTCCGATGATCTGGAAGAAATGCACCCCACCTGGGTATCAATTGACGAGATTCCGCAATTAATAAGTAGCGGACAGGCATGCACACTGGGTGTGGTGACCGCACTGAGTATTGCTTACGCACAGAAAATCGCGAATAAGAGTGACGAGCCCGCAATCCACCAATAA
- a CDS encoding nucleotide sugar dehydrogenase, with product MITNVAVIGLGKLGASMAAGMASRGFNVVGVDISQHAVDAVNAGKAPVQETGLAEMISANQERIRATMSHEEAICGSDISFVIVPTPSDERGSFSIQYAAYAFREIGKALAKHPGYHVVVLTSTVLPGSTRYALLPILEKYSGKKCGPDFGLCYSPEFIALGTVIRDFLNPDFYLIGEFDQKSGDYLEELDRKVCMKEPICRRMTIENAEIAKIALNSYVTMKISFANMLADLCERVPGGDVDAVSDAIGTDTRIGRKYLTGGLGFAGPCFPRDNVALSYFARQLGSECGLLEKNDHYNRNLSQRFVEKIQPYIKKGSTVAILGLAYKPLSHVIEESQGIFLARALSDAGMRVIGYDPLAYEGAKSALQYRTLVTDDIQACLQDADIILVTTPDKIFLETPVETYFGKSKEITVIDFWRFLKDKFAHQPGVTYIPIGKCIEPETAGQKVQTLWQSFAE from the coding sequence ATGATCACCAATGTAGCGGTAATTGGATTAGGAAAATTAGGTGCCAGCATGGCTGCAGGCATGGCCAGTCGAGGTTTCAATGTCGTGGGCGTGGATATTTCCCAACACGCAGTTGATGCGGTAAATGCCGGCAAAGCACCCGTGCAGGAAACTGGTCTTGCAGAGATGATTTCAGCTAACCAAGAGCGAATTCGTGCGACGATGAGCCACGAAGAAGCAATTTGTGGTTCGGACATCAGCTTTGTCATCGTCCCCACGCCCAGCGATGAGCGGGGCTCTTTTTCAATTCAGTATGCAGCCTATGCGTTTCGCGAAATTGGCAAAGCACTTGCCAAGCACCCAGGTTACCATGTGGTAGTGCTGACCAGCACGGTATTACCAGGTTCTACCCGCTACGCACTGCTGCCGATTCTTGAAAAATACTCCGGTAAGAAATGCGGGCCCGATTTCGGCCTTTGTTACAGCCCGGAATTCATCGCACTTGGGACGGTGATTCGCGACTTTCTCAACCCCGATTTTTACCTGATTGGCGAATTTGACCAGAAATCTGGTGATTATCTGGAAGAGCTGGATCGGAAAGTCTGTATGAAAGAACCGATCTGTCGCCGCATGACGATCGAAAATGCAGAAATTGCCAAAATTGCTCTGAACAGTTATGTAACGATGAAGATTTCCTTCGCAAACATGCTGGCTGATCTCTGTGAACGTGTTCCCGGAGGTGATGTCGATGCTGTGAGTGATGCAATCGGTACCGATACCCGCATCGGGCGAAAATATCTGACTGGTGGGCTTGGCTTTGCTGGTCCATGTTTCCCACGGGATAATGTGGCTCTGTCTTATTTTGCCCGCCAGCTGGGTTCAGAATGTGGATTGTTGGAAAAAAACGATCACTACAACCGCAACTTATCACAACGATTTGTTGAAAAAATCCAGCCGTACATCAAAAAAGGTTCGACCGTTGCGATACTGGGGTTGGCATATAAGCCTCTCTCCCACGTGATCGAGGAATCCCAGGGGATTTTTCTCGCACGGGCATTGTCCGATGCTGGAATGCGGGTGATCGGCTATGACCCACTGGCATATGAAGGTGCAAAATCGGCCCTGCAATACCGCACCCTGGTGACCGATGACATCCAGGCATGTTTACAGGACGCCGACATCATTCTGGTGACCACACCAGACAAAATCTTTCTGGAAACCCCAGTTGAAACCTATTTCGGCAAATCGAAAGAGATTACAGTGATTGATTTCTGGCGATTCCTGAAAGACAAGTTTGCCCACCAGCCAGGGGTAACATACATACCGATCGGTAAGTGCATCGAGCCGGAAACTGCAGGCCAAAAAGTACAGACCCTCTGGCAATCCTTTGCAGAATAG